Part of the Thermococcus sp. 18S1 genome, ACTATAAGGGGCCTGTCAGCCTCGGCTTCGCGTCTGACGGTTTTCATGGCTACCTCGTACTCCCGTTTGAGCCAGTTTCCGGGGTCTATTATCTTCTGCCTCAGCATGAAGTCGGCGTTTTCAAGGACTTCAAGGAAGGAACCGTATTTGATAACGAGGATCTCGGCCAGGTAGCCGGAAAAGCCCCTAACGTAAATCTCACTCCCGTAGGCGTTTATGCCCTTCAAAAAGCGCTTGAGGAGTCTTACCTCGTCGTTCCTCCCGTTAAGGTTCTCGTTAACCCACCGTGTGTGGAGTATCGAGCGGTCCACCGCTGTTCTCACGTCCCTCCAGCTCTCAACGTCGTAGCATGGGACTATATCGACCTTTACGCCCCTGTATCTAGCCCTCACGTAGGGATGCTCTGCATAGGCGATTTCGTAGGAGCCGAGCCTCTCTGCGATGGCCCTGCCGAGTTCCAGACCCCTTTCCCTGAGCTCTTCCAGGGGAGTATCGAGGGGAAAGGCTAAGAAGAGGTCAACGTCGTGGTCTCCGGCTAGATACGTGTCCTTCGCGAGCGAGCCAACGAAGTGGGGCTTAACGTCGAGGCCCAGGCCTTCGATGGTCTCCTCCGCTATGCCCTCCAGTTCCCTCATCAGGCCCTCCACGAAGGCCCTCTCCTCGTCTGTCGGGCTTATTCTCGGGAGAACTTTCTGAAGCACGGCCTCGACGTCCATTTCTACACCTCACTTGGCCAGCTCGAACCTTGCAACTGTCTCGTAGATGGGACCCTTTGGGGTGAGTGTGCTCTTCTTCAGCTCTATGGCCTCAACATCAAACTCGCCGAAGTCCTCGTTGGCGAGGTCTTTGAGGGCCATCGCCAGCTCCAGTTTGTCCCTCACGAACTTGACGCGGCCGATGGTTATGTGGGCCACGAAGTCCTTGTCTTTCTTGAAGCCCAGCCTTCTCATCTCCCGTTCAACGTCCTTCGCTATCGCCTTTATACCCTCGTCGTTCTCTATTCCAGCCCAGATGACGCGGACGTAGTTAGGGTTTGGGAAGACACCTATCCCCTTCACCCTAACGCGGTGCTTCTTGTGCTTCTTCGCTATCTCAGCTAAAGCCCTCTTGACCTCTTCTGCCGTTATCTCGTTGATCTCCCCTAGGAACTTGAGCGTGACGTGGAAGTTCTCCCTCTCGACGAACTTTATCTTGGCCGATTTGCCCCCTATCCTCTCCTGGGCCTTCAGGAGGTTGTCGCGAACTTCGTCGCTAACCTCAATGGCTATGAACGCCCTCATATCACCACCGAGAAAAGTTGGGTGAGGGGGTTAAAGAGATTTCGAGTCCTTGCTGGTGTTGCTCCCTGTTACCGCCATTGCCCAGCCTATTATGAGCAGCATTGAGGCACCGGCCGTGAGCGCTATGGGTAGCAGGTATTCCTCGGGAAGGTACGGCGCCCTGCGGCACACTCCTTCCGGCGAGACCTCCCAGGGTATTAGGATTGCGTCAAGGGGTGTCGAGAGGGGAAGCGTGAGGAAGAATGAGAGTATCCATACAGGAATCCCAATGCTCGCAAAGCTGTCCGTACCAAGGAGCCTTCCGAGGAAGTATCCGAAGCAGAAGAAGAGCACCGCGGGAATCAGGAGGTTAAGGTATAGATTTCTGTATATTGTGGCAAAATCTGACGTCCCCGCTTTTCTCATCTCATTCATGGATATTGATACCACCGACCAGCCAATCACCGAGGAAGAAATAATCAAAGAGAGGGTCAGGATGAGCAGTACCCTTTGGCCCTTCATGTTATCCCATTGAACGTTCACGTTATAAATCGTTTTCTCTCGGATAGTAAACTTCTTTTTGATTCAGGGGGTATTCGGTGTGTCCGCTATTTGGGAACCAAAAAAGCGAGGTAAAGAGCATGTGAAGTGACAATTGGAGGGCAATAACAAGGAAAAAGAAACTCACTCCCTCACGACGACCGGGAACTCCTCCCAGGGGAAGACCACCCACTTGTCGGTGCGGAAAACGTAGAAGTCCGGAACCACCTTCGTCCAGGGCTTCATGCTGAGGCAGGCCACCTTGACCTCCTCCGCCCCGGCCTTCTTGACCTCCTCGATGACGACTTCGAGGGTCTTCCCCGTGTCGCTGACGTCGTCGACGATGACGACCTTCTTGCCCTCCAGCGAGCCGTGGAGGGGGATGGTTATGAGCGGCTTCTCCATCCTCTCCTCGATGTCCTTGTAGAACTTGACGTCGATGACCTTGACCTCCAGGTCGCCGAGGATGTGGCTGAGCCTCACGGCCGGAATGAGTCCGCCCCTCGCGACGCCGACGATAACGTCGGGTTTGTAATCCCTCAGCCTGTCTGCGAGCGCGAAGATGGCCCTGTCAATCTGCCACCATGTGAGATAGACTTTGTCCATGACAACACCTCCGAATACCCAGTGTTTGGGTGAAACCTAATTAAGGCTTTCGTCTGAGTGGCAGAAGTTAAAACCTTTGGCTTAAAAAGGATGTGTTGACAGGAAAATGTTGAACAGAAAAGGGGGATGAAGCGGCGTCAGCTTATCACACACTTACTCCACCCACACCTCGGGCAGGTGGCGCAGCCGCTCTCCATCTTCAGCTCCACAAGCTCCCCGTCCTTCTCATAGCATACCGGGCAGTATGCGATGCCCAGGAGTTCCTTTATCTTCTCCTCTGGGACATCAGCCGGTTCCGCGTGGTGGGGGTGCTCGTGGGCCTGTGGCTTGGGCGCCGTGACGTGGGAGACCGAAAAGGTCAGCCCCACGCTCTCGGCCTTCTCCTTTCCGTTGGTCCCGTTGAGTATCGCCTCCACGTTGATGAACTTGGCCAGTCCCGGCTCCGCCTCGACGATGGTCCTGAGCCTCTCGACGGCGTACTTGCTCGGCTTGGCCTTGACGCGCTGCTTCTTCTCTCCCTCGACGCTGTAGACCTGCACCGAGAGCGAGCCGTCGCGGTAAACGGTTATTCCCTTACAGCCGAGCTTGTACGCGAGCAAGTAGGCCGCCTTAACGTCCTCAACCGTTGCGTCGTTCGGCATGTTTATGGTCTTGCTCGCGCTGTCGGTGAGCCAGAGCTGGATGTTGGCCTGCGCCAGGAGGTGGTCGAGCCAGTGGATGTCCATGGAGGTTACGAAGACGCGCTGGAGGTCCTCAGGAATCTCCTCAAGGCCCTGGACCGAGCCGTAGTTGTCGCTTATCTTCTTGAGTATCTCGTCGCTGTAGAGGCCGCGCTTCTTGAGCTCACTCTCGAAGACGGGGTCAACGTAGTAGAACTCGCCGACGGTGACGCTCTTCTTGTAGACCAGGGCGAATATTGGCTCGATTCCGCTGGAGGTGTCGGCTATCATTGAAACCGAACCCGTTGGTGGGCAGGTGGTGGTCATTCCGTTCCTCACACCGTAGCGCTTGATCTCCTCGGCCAGCTCGTCCCACGGCAGGTTCCATATCTCTCTGTGGTAGAAGCCCTCGACCGGGAGCTCACCATCCTTGTATTTGCTCTTCTCGTAGAGCGGGAAGGGCCCGCGCTTTTTGGCGGCCTCGACGGAGTATTTGTAGGCGTAGAACGTGAGGTACTCGGTTGCCTTTCTCATGAAGTCGTAGCCCTCTTTGCTGTTATAGGCTATGCCCAGCTTGAAGAGGGCATCAGCTAATCCCATCATTCCGACGCCTATTCTTCTGGTGAGCTTGGTGTTCCGGTCTATCTCGGGTAGCGGGAACTTGTTCACGTCGATGGCGTTGTCGAGGTACTTCGCCACCTTCTGAATCACGTAGGCGTACTCGTCCCAGTCGAAGTACGGCTGACCTTCCTCGTTGTATTTCACGAACTTTGCAAGGTTGATCGAGGCCAGATTGCACGATTCGTAGTCGTAGAGAGGCTCTTCTCCACATGGGTTGGTCGCACGGATTTTCTCGCCCTTCGCCGGCTCCAGAACGTTCCTTCTATTGATGACGTCGAAGAACACTACACCGGGGTCTGCCTTCGCCCAGGCCATGTAGGCGAGCTCCTCGAAGAGGCTCTTGGGGTCTATCTCCTTGACCTTCTCTCCAGTTCTCGGGTTGATGAGCGGGTAGCGCTTGCCCTCCTTGAGGGCCTCCCAGAAGTCGGCCCAGATGCCGACGCTGATGTTGAAGTTGCTGAGCACGTTGGTTCCGACGTTCTTCTCCTTGGCGTGGATGAACTTCTCTATGTCCGGGTGCCAGACCTCGAGGATGCCCATGTTCGCCCCGCGCCTCACGCCGCCCTGCTTGATGACGTCGCTGACGGCGTCGATGAGGTGCATGAAGCTGACGGGACCGCTCGCGGCTCCGGTGGTGGTTCCAACGAGGTCTCCCTCAGGGCGGAGCTTCGAGAAGTTCAAACCGGTTCCACCGCCCATTTTCTGTATCATGGCCACGTCGTGGGCGGCCTTCATGATGCTCTCCATGTCGTCCTCTATCGGCACAACGAAGCACGCCGAGAGCATGCCGAGCGGTCTGCCGGAGTTGATGAGCGCCGGACTGTTGGGCATGAACACCTGGCTCGTCATCAGCCTGAAGTACTCCTCAACCTCGTCCTCGTAGCGGTCGAACGCGCCGTTCTCGAGCATCTTTATTACATCGTCGATCGGAACCTTCATCCGACCCTTCTCGGCCAGCTCGCGGTAGAGGTTGAGGAGCCTCTCGAAGTGGTATTTGTTGAGCTTGAACCTTCCGATGGAGAGCTTCCCGTCGTACTCGTCGAGGAGTCCCATGTAGTGCTCAACCCTGCTTAAGTCCTGCTCGTGGTTTCCGTCCTTATCAAAAACCCTCTCATCGTAGAGCAGGTCAGGGATGACGGCGAGAACGGAGACGCGCTCGAAGAGCTCCCTGGGGCTCTCAATTATCTCTCCCTTCTCGTTCTTTATCAGGTAGCGTGAAGCAAGGACGCGGAGGGCGTTGATGGAGAAGCGCTTGTCTATCTCGTCCAGCCTGTCCTTGTTGAGTATCTTTTTCTTCTCCTCGCGTATCTCGGCCTTTCTCTTGCGGTAGAGGATGTATGCCTTCGCCACGTCGAAGAGGCCGGCGCGCATGAGTTCAAGCTCGACTATATCCTGGATGTTCTCTATGTGCGGAGTTTGGCCGTCGTACAGCTCGTTGACCCTTCTGACGACCCTTCTAACGACCCTGTTGAGGAGCTTCTCATCGCGAACGCCGACTTCAAGCATTGCCCTCTGTATAGCCCACTTTATACGCTCTTTATCGAACGGGACAATTCTGCCATCCCTTTTCATCACTTTTTCAACTGGCATATAAACACCCCTGACATACAGTTATCTATCGTTGCCCCTGTTAGGAGAAGCATCAGCATGGCCCTATGGTGCGCCCGGTAAATATACCTTACCCCACCCAGTGTTGCCACGGTGACGAATTTGGGCTTCAAAATTTGCCCGGAGGGTGAAGGGATAGAAAAATGGGATGTCGGATAATTTATCCAAATGTCAAAGGGTTTCGTAGACCAGTTTAAGCCGGTAGGCGTGTTTTAGCTCCTCCCCGGCCATCATTTTGAATATGTGCCCCAGGGAACCGTCCAGTATCTGGGCGAGCTTTGTGTAGAGCTCGTAGGCGTGCTTCTCCCTTACGAGGGCATCCAGAATCAGCTCCTCGAGGCTCTCGGGCTTTGCCCTCTCATCACCCAGCATCGGTTCGAGGGACAGGGAATCGAGGTAGTCTATAACCGCAGTTCCCTCCAAACTTCCCTCGGCGAGCAGTGTCTCGAGGGTTTTCCTGTGCCTCAGCTCCTCCTCCGCCATCAGCTGAAACGTCTCCACCAGATCGGGCCTCTCAAATGTGGCGAAGGTCTCACCGAGCTTGTGAAGGTTGTACAGCTCGTTCTCCTGCCAGACCAGCCTCTCAAGGAGTTCCCCAAGTTTCATTCCGATGCCTCCACAAAGGTCTTCAGGTAGTAGAGGAGCTCCCCCACGCTCGGAAGGATGATGTTTGGAACTATACCGGTTTTTTCAACATCCCTCGGCGTGTTTACCCCCGTCAGGACCATTACCGCCTTCATGCCGAAGCGTTTGGCGAAGACGATGTCTGTGTCGAGTCTGTCGCCGACCATCCAGATTTCGTCAACGTCCCCGAACCCTCTCAGCCTCTCCCTGGCCACCTCGAAGGCAGGCTCGTTTGGCTTGCCTATCACCAGTGGCTCCACACCCGTTGAGGCCTTCAACGCGGCTATTATCGCCCCGGCCCCCGGGTGGATGCCGTCCTCCGCGGGGTACGTGGTGTCGGGGTTGGTGCCTATGAACCTCGCGCCGTTCCTTACCGCCAGCGTTCCGTACTTGAGCTTCTCGTAGGTCAGCTCCGGGTCGAGGCCGACGACAACGTATTTGGCCTCTCTCCATCCTCCGTTTCTGGCTTCATCTACGCCAACGACCCCCCATCCGAGGCGTTCCATCTCCCTGTGCAGCCCTTCCCCGCCGATGACGAAGATTTTTCCCGGTTCGAGGTGTTTTTCCATGTAGAGCCTCGTTGCCAGGCCTGAGGTTACTATCGCCTCCTCTGGAACGTCTACGCCCATCGAGATGAGCTTCTCCCGGTACATGGAGGGGTCCCTTGTGGAGTTGTTGGTGAGGAAGATGAACGGAATGCCTGTATCCTTCAGGAATTCTATCAGTTCCCTGGCACCGTCAACCGGTTTGTTCCCCCTGTAAAGAACGCCGTCCATGTCGAAGATCAGGCCGATTTTTCTCAGCATGGAAAAAGAATGGAGTTGGGGTTTAAAAGCTCACTGTCCCCAAGCGTCGTTTAACCTAAATGTGCCCCTATCCAGCACCTTTCCGTTCCTCTCGTAAGTATACCTTACGACGGCGCTCTCTTCCAGCTCCGGGGGAAGGGAAAACTCATCCAATCCCGTCACGTCGTAGCTCTCCTCGAAGACCCGGGTTCCGTTGTCCATAAAGCCCTCGAGTACCAGGCGCGTTCCGGTGGCGTTCGTGAACTTCAGGACGATGCGTCCCTCCCGGGAAACAACGGCCACGTTGGGGTGTTCGAATCTGAAGATCTTGATGTATCCTCCGTCGGAGTACACCATGCTGTATCCCGGCAGGCTCTCCGTGAACATCAGCCTTGCGAGGGTTGTGTTGAAAGCTTTCCAGTTCATAAGGACGGCGTAGCCGTAGTTCAAGTTTATGTACACATATGCATCAGCTTTTGGGGCGCCGGTAACGTTGACCTCTTCTATCCCATGTGAATTTTCCACGTATGCTTCCATGGGAGAGAACACACTGTTGCCAGCGTTTGCGATAACTTTCCAGTTATTGTCGTTTCCTGGTCGTGCAGTTATGGAGTATCCATCAATAGAGAATATTAATGTCTCTCCTCTTATCTCAACAAGAGGTATGGGAATCATTGGATATTCATTTAAGGGAACATTGGCAATTTTTAGAACTGCCGGGAACTTCCTCACGGTATCATAAGAGACTATGATATAATCTACTCCGAGGCTCATTAGTTCGTCCCTTTTAACCATGCCCATATAGTACTTTGCAACGAATTCGTTTGGAGCGCCTCCTGGGAGGGCCCCTCTATGCGCATAGTATGTCACCCAGTGGGCCTGATCCCACCATGTGAGGACAACGTCATTTTTGTTGGATGTGATTCCAAGATTTGTTAGTGCGGCTTCCCACTCCTCATTAATGAACGGTTTTAGGTTCATGGTATTTTGAACGGCCAAAAGGACTGTGGGAATCACCAGAAGGATAATGATTAGTGAGGGGAGGTATTTTTTGTGGGGCACCTTCAGATTTCGAACCTCTTGCATCATTTCCCATGCTCCAACTGCCGCCAGTATTGTAACGGCGAGAGAGCCTATAAATAGAAATCTTGCCCATATTGTCACCATAGCTACACTGGGGAGTGCAAAGCTGAGCACGACGAAATCAGCCATCTTTGCCCGAGATGGCCTCAGGTGAAGGATAAAGAACGGAAGCGCAAGTAACAGTGTCCCATAAGATACCCACACGTCCCTCAGTGATGTCCTCCTGGTCTCTGCGATGGCTTTCTCTCCGAATCTCTGAAGGAAGCGTAGAAACACTCTCTCAATGAAACCATGGTACTTAATACCCACGATTACCATCGCCAGAAGCAGTATTATGGCGATCATTGATCTCCCCTTCATGCCCCTGACGCCCTTGTGGACTCCAAAAAGAAGAAGAACCCCAATGAGTGTAAGGGGTACTGCGTACTTAAGGTAAACCAGCAGAAACGCATCTTTTACGAGTTCGAAATGGAGCCCAAGGTTCCTTGCAACCTCAATGCCATCCGGACGGTTCCACCCAAACATACCATACCCCAATATCGCTCCCATCACATTGGCAACCAAAGCTCCGAAGGCTGTTGAGATAACAAGTGCTAGTGAGTCAAGAAAAGCCCAGTCTCTCCGAAGGAGCAACGCCCCAATGGCAATGAAGAGGGCATTTGAAAGGAGAAATACAAATATCAGGTAGTACGCACTCCAGAATGCTGCTGCCATTCCTGCAGCAAGCCCGGGAATGATGTAAAAAAGCAGCCTTCTGTACTTCTCTCTTCCCTGATTTGCGAGCTCAAGTGCAAAACCGATCCCGAGGAGCGCTATCGAGTACCAGAGCAGGAAGTAATTGTCGCCTCTGTAATAATTTGCCATAGAGCGGAAGATATGGCCAAAGCTGATGGCGATGAAGAGAGATGAGAGAGTTGCAACTTCGTTGTTGTACAGACTTTTGACTGCGAAATAACCCACAATTATGGTTGCAATGCCTATTATTGGGGGTGTCATTTTAAACGCGGTCTCAAGAGACACTCCGAATGGGGAGAGCAGGCGGTGGAAATACAGTGGGAGCATCCAGAACCCTTTGGGGTGGAATTGGTCTATGAGCATTCCCCATGGAGCGTTGGCGTAGGGGAAGAGGTTTACCCATTCTCCTATTTTGGCTGAATACTCAACGTAGGCCGCATGAAAGTAGGTATCGTAGCCTAAGAAATATTTGAGGCGGAACGTGATCATGCGGAGTATGAGGGTGAGAATCGTTAAGATGAGGAGAAAATATCTGGTTCTTGTGAGGCTCCACAGCCCATTGAAAATTTTCTGAGTTTCAGTGGTCCTCATGGGGACACCTCACGGGGATACCTTTGCTAGGAGTATTATAAAGGTTGTGTTCTGTGGTCTGTAGAGGGATAAGTTTAAATCGTCCCTTACTAAACCGAGTTGGGAGTGTGGCGATGCGAATAGCGTTCATATACGATGCCCTTTACCCTGATGTCAAGGGGGGTGTCGAGCGTAGGCTCTATGAGCTCGGGAAGCGCCTATCTAGGAGACATGAGGTTCACTGGTACACGTTCGGATGGTGGGGGAAGGGCAAGACAACAGAGCGAGAGGGTATAATAATCCATGGCCTTGGAAAACCTGTTGACCTGTATAAAGGGGATGTCAGGAATCCTTGGGAAGCTATAATCTTCTCGTGGAGACTCCTTCGTCGTGAAATAGATTCGTACGACGTGATCGACTGTCAAGAGTTCCCGTACCTCCATGCGTACCCAGCAAGGGTGAAGTTCTCTGGTTTTGAAACGTTTGTAATCACCTGGCATGAATATTGGGGTGATTACTGGGTGGATTACCTTCCCATGGGGGCAAGAGTGGGAAAACTGGCCGAGAATGGCCTCCTAAAACTGACTGACAATCATGTGGTTGTCTCAAGGCGCACGCTCCTGAGGCTAGCGGAGGTTAGGGCAGGAAACTTCGGGTTTGTTCCGAACGGCATTGACTTCGAGTTCATACGCTCCGTTGAACCCCACCCTGAGCTGAAATACGATGCTGTCTTTGTTGGCAGGCTCATTAAGCATAAGAACGTGCTGATGCTCCTGAATGCCCTAAAGCTGTTGGTGCAGGAATTACCCTCCTTCAGGGTTGCAATAATCGGGGACGGCCCTCAACGGATGGAGCTGGAATCTCTGGCAAGAACATTGGGAATCAGGGCAAATGTGGACTTCTTGGGCTTTCTACCACGCTTTAGTGACGTTGTCTCGATTGTTAAATCGTCGCGGCTTCTGGCATTCCCATCCCTCCGGGAAGGGTTTGGGATGGTTGTTCTCGAGGCCAATGCTGCAGGGATCCCTGTGGTCACTGTAAACTCTCCTTTAAACGCAGCTACAGACCTTATAATAGATGGCTTGAATGGCTATGTGAGTGACCCAACCCCTGAAGGCTTTGCAGAGAAACTTTTATTAGCATGGGAAAACTCTCCCAAGATGAAGCGTCCTTCCCTCTCACTTGCGAAAAAATATGACTGGAATAATATTGCAAATCGGCTTGAGAAGTACTACAAAGGTGTTGCAAATGGGTCCTGAAGTTACGGTCGTTTTGCCCACGATGAACGAGGAAGAGGCCATCTCAGTGATGTTGCCTCGCATCAAGGACGTTCTGGAGCGCATGGGAGTCTCGTACGAGATAGTGGTCGTCGACAAGAGCAGCGACAGGACTCCCGAGATAGCGAGGAATTTGGGCGCCCGGGTGATAATGCAGGAGGGGAAGGGCTACGGCGATGCCTACCTGACGGGTTTCAGAAACGCTCGGGGCAGGTTCATCGTGATGATGGATCCCGACGGTAGTTACGATCCCGAGGACATCCCGAAGCTCCTGGAACCCCTCTTCAGAGGGGAAGCGGACTTCGTCATGGGGACCCGCCTTAAAGGGGAGATGGACAAGGGTTCTATGCCCTGGCTCCACAGGCA contains:
- the cca gene encoding CCA tRNA nucleotidyltransferase, translating into MDVEAVLQKVLPRISPTDEERAFVEGLMRELEGIAEETIEGLGLDVKPHFVGSLAKDTYLAGDHDVDLFLAFPLDTPLEELRERGLELGRAIAERLGSYEIAYAEHPYVRARYRGVKVDIVPCYDVESWRDVRTAVDRSILHTRWVNENLNGRNDEVRLLKRFLKGINAYGSEIYVRGFSGYLAEILVIKYGSFLEVLENADFMLRQKIIDPGNWLKREYEVAMKTVRREAEADRPLIVIDPVDPRRNVAANLSWERYGFFYFKAHQFLENPSEGFFFPKEKTAGNYILELRRKGTHLVTLVFRAPDMVEDILLPQLERSARGFEKALSREGFKVLGWNVGHEDGKAFIMLEVDRRERERVTIKPGPEFFTERGRDFYRKNERVWIIGKRLFAEKTVKEDIAEVIIELMEKNQVAMGKRVRENIRKAEIMLDYVPKELEDEAHLFLSREKWNLKGQQ
- the thpR gene encoding RNA 2',3'-cyclic phosphodiesterase, with protein sequence MRAFIAIEVSDEVRDNLLKAQERIGGKSAKIKFVERENFHVTLKFLGEINEITAEEVKRALAEIAKKHKKHRVRVKGIGVFPNPNYVRVIWAGIENDEGIKAIAKDVEREMRRLGFKKDKDFVAHITIGRVKFVRDKLELAMALKDLANEDFGEFDVEAIELKKSTLTPKGPIYETVARFELAK
- a CDS encoding phosphoribosyltransferase; this encodes MDKVYLTWWQIDRAIFALADRLRDYKPDVIVGVARGGLIPAVRLSHILGDLEVKVIDVKFYKDIEERMEKPLITIPLHGSLEGKKVVIVDDVSDTGKTLEVVIEEVKKAGAEEVKVACLSMKPWTKVVPDFYVFRTDKWVVFPWEEFPVVVRE
- a CDS encoding adenosylcobalamin-dependent ribonucleoside-diphosphate reductase, with the translated sequence MPVEKVMKRDGRIVPFDKERIKWAIQRAMLEVGVRDEKLLNRVVRRVVRRVNELYDGQTPHIENIQDIVELELMRAGLFDVAKAYILYRKRKAEIREEKKKILNKDRLDEIDKRFSINALRVLASRYLIKNEKGEIIESPRELFERVSVLAVIPDLLYDERVFDKDGNHEQDLSRVEHYMGLLDEYDGKLSIGRFKLNKYHFERLLNLYRELAEKGRMKVPIDDVIKMLENGAFDRYEDEVEEYFRLMTSQVFMPNSPALINSGRPLGMLSACFVVPIEDDMESIMKAAHDVAMIQKMGGGTGLNFSKLRPEGDLVGTTTGAASGPVSFMHLIDAVSDVIKQGGVRRGANMGILEVWHPDIEKFIHAKEKNVGTNVLSNFNISVGIWADFWEALKEGKRYPLINPRTGEKVKEIDPKSLFEELAYMAWAKADPGVVFFDVINRRNVLEPAKGEKIRATNPCGEEPLYDYESCNLASINLAKFVKYNEEGQPYFDWDEYAYVIQKVAKYLDNAIDVNKFPLPEIDRNTKLTRRIGVGMMGLADALFKLGIAYNSKEGYDFMRKATEYLTFYAYKYSVEAAKKRGPFPLYEKSKYKDGELPVEGFYHREIWNLPWDELAEEIKRYGVRNGMTTTCPPTGSVSMIADTSSGIEPIFALVYKKSVTVGEFYYVDPVFESELKKRGLYSDEILKKISDNYGSVQGLEEIPEDLQRVFVTSMDIHWLDHLLAQANIQLWLTDSASKTINMPNDATVEDVKAAYLLAYKLGCKGITVYRDGSLSVQVYSVEGEKKQRVKAKPSKYAVERLRTIVEAEPGLAKFINVEAILNGTNGKEKAESVGLTFSVSHVTAPKPQAHEHPHHAEPADVPEEKIKELLGIAYCPVCYEKDGELVELKMESGCATCPRCGWSKCVIS
- a CDS encoding ferritin family protein encodes the protein MKLGELLERLVWQENELYNLHKLGETFATFERPDLVETFQLMAEEELRHRKTLETLLAEGSLEGTAVIDYLDSLSLEPMLGDERAKPESLEELILDALVREKHAYELYTKLAQILDGSLGHIFKMMAGEELKHAYRLKLVYETL
- a CDS encoding HAD-IIA family hydrolase — encoded protein: MLRKIGLIFDMDGVLYRGNKPVDGARELIEFLKDTGIPFIFLTNNSTRDPSMYREKLISMGVDVPEEAIVTSGLATRLYMEKHLEPGKIFVIGGEGLHREMERLGWGVVGVDEARNGGWREAKYVVVGLDPELTYEKLKYGTLAVRNGARFIGTNPDTTYPAEDGIHPGAGAIIAALKASTGVEPLVIGKPNEPAFEVARERLRGFGDVDEIWMVGDRLDTDIVFAKRFGMKAVMVLTGVNTPRDVEKTGIVPNIILPSVGELLYYLKTFVEASE
- a CDS encoding oligosaccharyl transferase, STT3 subunit, translated to MRTTETQKIFNGLWSLTRTRYFLLILTILTLILRMITFRLKYFLGYDTYFHAAYVEYSAKIGEWVNLFPYANAPWGMLIDQFHPKGFWMLPLYFHRLLSPFGVSLETAFKMTPPIIGIATIIVGYFAVKSLYNNEVATLSSLFIAISFGHIFRSMANYYRGDNYFLLWYSIALLGIGFALELANQGREKYRRLLFYIIPGLAAGMAAAFWSAYYLIFVFLLSNALFIAIGALLLRRDWAFLDSLALVISTAFGALVANVMGAILGYGMFGWNRPDGIEVARNLGLHFELVKDAFLLVYLKYAVPLTLIGVLLLFGVHKGVRGMKGRSMIAIILLLAMVIVGIKYHGFIERVFLRFLQRFGEKAIAETRRTSLRDVWVSYGTLLLALPFFILHLRPSRAKMADFVVLSFALPSVAMVTIWARFLFIGSLAVTILAAVGAWEMMQEVRNLKVPHKKYLPSLIIILLVIPTVLLAVQNTMNLKPFINEEWEAALTNLGITSNKNDVVLTWWDQAHWVTYYAHRGALPGGAPNEFVAKYYMGMVKRDELMSLGVDYIIVSYDTVRKFPAVLKIANVPLNEYPMIPIPLVEIRGETLIFSIDGYSITARPGNDNNWKVIANAGNSVFSPMEAYVENSHGIEEVNVTGAPKADAYVYINLNYGYAVLMNWKAFNTTLARLMFTESLPGYSMVYSDGGYIKIFRFEHPNVAVVSREGRIVLKFTNATGTRLVLEGFMDNGTRVFEESYDVTGLDEFSLPPELEESAVVRYTYERNGKVLDRGTFRLNDAWGQ
- a CDS encoding glycosyltransferase family 4 protein, with protein sequence MRIAFIYDALYPDVKGGVERRLYELGKRLSRRHEVHWYTFGWWGKGKTTEREGIIIHGLGKPVDLYKGDVRNPWEAIIFSWRLLRREIDSYDVIDCQEFPYLHAYPARVKFSGFETFVITWHEYWGDYWVDYLPMGARVGKLAENGLLKLTDNHVVVSRRTLLRLAEVRAGNFGFVPNGIDFEFIRSVEPHPELKYDAVFVGRLIKHKNVLMLLNALKLLVQELPSFRVAIIGDGPQRMELESLARTLGIRANVDFLGFLPRFSDVVSIVKSSRLLAFPSLREGFGMVVLEANAAGIPVVTVNSPLNAATDLIIDGLNGYVSDPTPEGFAEKLLLAWENSPKMKRPSLSLAKKYDWNNIANRLEKYYKGVANGS